ACTGCCGCgtgaagaagggcggcgcgcagggcggcgcgcggggcgacaAGATCTGCTACAACTGCGGAAGCAAGgagcaccccgcgcgcgactgCAAGGAGCCGTGGACCAACTACAAATTCGCCAACTGCTTCGTCTGCGGCGAGACCGGACACCTCGTCCGAGATTGCCCGAAGAACAGCCAGGGCATCTAcatcaacggcggcgcgtgcaaGATCTGCAAGGGCACCGACCACCTCGCGAAGGACTGTCCGGCGAAGGGCAAGTGCGTCAGgtgcggcgtcgagggtcacgtcgccgcgcagtgCCCCCACCCTTACGGATACAAGAGGCCAAAGGTGGAggaagccgacgacgacgacgacgacgtcgccgccgcggctcccgaacccgcgccgaagAAGACGAAGTTCGGGGACGCGAACAAGcgacacggcggcgatgacctgGACGACTTCACCCTGGACGACCTCGGGCAcccgacggaggaggagaacgacgacgacgacgacgaacgggggggggacggggaggaggacgaggaggtggatgTCCGCGGATTGCATTGGGAAcgaggcgaggacggcgagacgGTGCTCAGGGACCGCGGGAAGAAACCGGCGAAGGACAAGGACGCGAAggacaagaagaagaaggcgaagaagaccAAGGTGGTCGAGTTTTAGAGAGACTACTAGGAGCCGAGCGGAACTTAACTCGTACTCGTATGAACATATTACATCTTGGAGCGAAACCTCCGGCGCGTCCAAACTTTTGGCGGGGTGATCCAgccaccgcctcgcgcgcggtccgctCACTtgcacggcgcgcgccggatgGGGCCCTCcccggctccgtcgcgcgcatcATGTCGAAATCAAGCCTGATTTCCCGGTCCGAGCCCCGACACTACACTCGCGCGGGGGTAAACCAAGCCGCTCacttggcgccggcgagagcCTTGAAGGGGTTCGGGAGCgacgggccgccgccggagcccgcTCGGAAGGAACCCGGGCCGAGCTCGCCAGCCTTGAGGCCGACCGCCTGGACGGACATGTCGAACATCTCCTTCGCCTTTTGCatgtcgccgccctccttcgAGGGCTTGTTGTCGAAAGCCTCGGTGCGGTTGGAGTTGTCCCAGTAGTTGTCCCAGAGCTGGTCGCCGCCACCCTTCCACGCCCAGTACGCGCCAGACGTGGTGTACTGGGGCTCGCACACCACGGaggcgaggcggccgccaGCCTCCTGCATGGTGACGTAGCCCTTGGTGATGTACTTCTGGATGAGCGGGAAGAGGAAGCGGAACACCGGGGTGTGGTTGCGGAACAGCGGGGTGTCGGCGATGCAGCCGGGGTACATGGTGGAGAAGGTCACCCCGGTTTGCTCGTGCCACCTGTTGGACATCTCCTTGACGGTGAGGATGTTGCACAGCTTGGCGTCCTTGTACGCCTTGGGTCCGATGAAGCGATCGCCGTCGATCATGGCGTTGGCGTTGCGATCGCCGTTgaggcccgcggcgaggccggaCATGTCTCCGAGGttagcgcgcggcggcacctGGCCCGCGAGCGTGTTGGTGTTGGCGGTGACCGAGCCGACGATGCAGAGGCGCTTGTCGATGCCCATGTCCTGGGCTCCGACGAGGTCCTTGAGCAtgaggttggcgaggaggAAGTGGCCGAGATGAGTGACGCCGACGGTCTCCTCGAAGCCGTCCTTGGTGTACGTGGGGGTCACGGCGTTGGGGTAGTAGATGGCGGCGTTGCAGATGAGCGACTGGAGCGACTTGGCGTACTTCTTGCCGCGGAACTTCTTGACGAAGTTGCGGACGTTGGCGAggtcgccaagctcgagctCCATCACCTCGTAGCTGTCGGCCGCGAAGCCGAGCTGCTTGGCCGCCTCCTGGCCCTTGGCGACGTTGCGGCACGCCATGACGACGAAGtaatcgccgcgctcgacgagagCCTTGGCGGTGTAGAGGCCGAggccggaggaggcgccggtCACGATGGCCGTCTTCTTGGCGCCCGAGGCGGACACGACGAACGCAGCCTGGGTCTTGGTCTGATGATgggcgacggacgagggGAATACGTCAGGAACTGCGTGTGCGCgaacggggcgcgcgggggcgagcggcggaccggaagcgcgcgcgcggcggggacgatccTCCGCGGTCCCGAGGAACTTATCCGCCGACGTATCGAGATATCGGGGGATACGCGGGGGCGAGGTTCGGGCAGGCGGGCGGGGGGTCGGCCGCAGCCGCGTCACGCGGGCGGGGATCCGACCGAGGCACCGcgcgaccacgacgacgacgttaaaacgacgcgcgatcgcccgtccgcggcgcgcggcgcgggccaccgagccgcgcggcggcgacacgtCGGCCGGGGGGGATGGATGGAAATCCGGAGCCGAGACGATAATAATCTCACCTGAACCTTGTGGCCGCCGACGGGAACGCGGGAGATGGCCTTGCGGGCGGAGACGCCCTGGGCCTTCTTGCCGAagcgggtcgcggcgggggccgcgacggaggaggcgagcaTGGAGGCGGAAGACATGGTTTGCTGCGACGCCGGTGGGGCGATCGGTTCAGCGCTCGGTGGAGTATAACCTCGATGTCACGCTTTCCCAGTCATAAAAGGGTGACTTGTCTTCGAAAGATCTTCACCACTAACTCGATTATCCGAGATCCCCCCGTTTGGTGGCCGAGTCCAGCACAGGCAAACAGTTAGCATCCCCCTTTTTTTTACCGGGCCAAATTTTTACCCCAAAGCTAGGGCAATCGGAAGATCGTGTGAATCGCCAGCGAAGCATGAGGTCCGCATGACAAACAACTTTTTCGTTCCCGGCGGTGTACTTTTCCAtatccggcgccgcgtctcAAAGGCTAAAGGCTAGATTATGGCGAGGAACAGCGATATCGTCCCCGTCAGCACCACCGGCGCCATGGCGTACTGCCAGAAGATGCACGCGCCgatcccgcccgccgcccgcttgCTGCCGTACATCTGCACCTGGAGCATCATGTtgttcgccgtcggcgtcgccccctcGACCAAAAAAGTCAGCCAGAAAGCCTTGCTCGCCggtaccgccgccgccgggatcgcCGCCCGCAGGCAGTAGTACGTCCCCACGTTCAAGATGGCCAGCACGCCCAGCCTCCCGAACCCCAACGCCACGGCGGTGCGCCTGTCGCACAGCGAGTGGTCCGGCCCCTtcgccagcgacgcgccCAGGACGATGATCACCTGCgggatggccgccgcgccgacgagctcggcgcagGAGCCCAAGACGTACaacgcgccgtcctcgtcgaacaGCGCCCTtcgcagcggcgacgtgagGCCCACGAGAATaccgagcaccgccgccagctggttgacgttcgccgcgggcgccaacgcggcggcgcaccggCGCCAGAACGACTTTTTCGCGAAAAGCTTTCGTTCCGGATCCGCCCGGCTCGCGCCGGCTCTGTCCCCAGccgacgaccccgacccgccgtccgcgagctcgagctcgagcaggtcCACCCTGCTCTCCGACCGGGCCTTACCGATGGGCCTTACCGATGGGCCGTCCGTCGGCGACCGTGGTGGACCTCCCTCGAGGGCGGGGTATTCGTCGAGGGATTCTTCGAAGgactcgtcgacgccgaggcggtccTCGCCTTTCATCCACACGGGTCCCAGCGTCCACATCAGCACCGTGAGCACGGTCATGTACGCGGAGAGGTAGAGaaccatcgccgcgttgtCCTCCCGCGTGAACTGCACATTCCCGACCTTGTTTCCGGAGCCG
This DNA window, taken from Micromonas commoda chromosome 2, complete sequence, encodes the following:
- the PORA gene encoding light-dependent protochlorophyllide oxido-reductase chloroplast precursor (NADPH-protochlorophyllide oxidoreductase. ChloroP ant targeT predict 53aa cTP.) produces the protein MSSASMLASSVAAPAATRFGKKAQGVSARKAISRVPVGGHKVQTKTQAAFVVSASGAKKTAIVTGASSGLGLYTAKALVERGDYFVVMACRNVAKGQEAAKQLGFAADSYEVMELELGDLANVRNFVKKFRGKKYAKSLQSLICNAAIYYPNAVTPTYTKDGFEETVGVTHLGHFLLANLMLKDLVGAQDMGIDKRLCIVGSVTANTNTLAGQVPPRANLGDMSGLAAGLNGDRNANAMIDGDRFIGPKAYKDAKLCNILTVKEMSNRWHEQTGVTFSTMYPGCIADTPLFRNHTPVFRFLFPLIQKYITKGYVTMQEAGGRLASVVCEPQYTTSGAYWAWKGGGDQLWDNYWDNSNRTEAFDNKPSKEGGDMQKAKEMFDMSVQAVGLKAGELGPGSFRAGSGGGPSLPNPFKALAGAK
- a CDS encoding auxin efflux carrier family (auxin efflux); the encoded protein is MGTPVALQIFVAAAKAVVRVFIIAAVGCWARRKELLDADTARVMSRLNGAIFLPCLLFTVLGKAVKAEQLQNVWLLPIAAAVHIFSGWVLGKGVCRAFDVPNEFRGPLVAAASFGNTFALPIVLLDAIIGSGNKVGNVQFTREDNAAMVLYLSAYMTVLTVLMWTLGPVWMKGEDRLGLADGGSGSSAGDRAGASRADPERKLFAKKSFWRRCAAALAPAANVNQLAAVLGILVGLTSPLRRALFDEDGALYVLGSCAELVGAAAIPQVIIVLGASLAKGPDHSLCDRRTAVALGFGRLGVLAILNVGTYYCLRAAIPAAAVPASKAFWLTFLVEGATPTANNMMLQVQMYGSKRAAGGIGACIFWQYAMAPVVLTGTISLFLAII